GCAGGCCACCGCCCTGAAGGATTCCTACGTCGCCGAAGAGGCGGCGGAAAAGCAGCGCGCGATCAAAGAAAAGGCCACTCAGGAAGCCAACGTGATCGTGCCGGCCGAGGTCGATCGCGACAAAGCGATCGTCGACGCCGAAGCGAGAGCCGAGGCGGTGCGCCGCATTCAAAAGGGTGAGGCCGATGCGGTGCGTCTGCAGAAGCAGGCGGAGGCCGATGGTCTCAAGGCCGTGAAGCAGGCCGAAGCCGATGGTCTGCGCTTCCGCCTCACCGCGGAAGCGGATGGTCAGCGTTTGAAGATGCTGGCCGAGGCCGAAGGCGTGGAGGCCTTGCTCAAGAACAAGGCCAAGGGTTTTGCCGAACTCGTCTCGTCCTTCAGCAGCGAGGAGCAGGCTCAGCTCATGCTCGTCATCGAGCAACTGCCGCGGCTCGTCGAGGAGCAGGTCAAGGCGATCCAGAATCTCAAGATCGACAAGGTCACGGTCTGGGACAGCGGCAAGGGCGCCGACGGCAAGAGCAGCACGACCAACTTCCTGTCCGGCCTGGTGGGCGCGTTGCCGCCGCTGCACGAAATCACCCGCAACGTCGGTGTCGAGCTGCCGGAGTATCTCGGCAAGCTGGGCAGCCAGCCCGCGCCCAAGGCCGCGGCCAAGCCGGCGGATGCGGCCGACGAATCCAGTTCCTGAATACAGGAATTTGACCACGAAAAAGCGGCACCGAAATCGGTGCCGCTTTTTTAGTGCGAATGGCAGGAGGGGGCGTCGGCCGACTGGTTTACTGCGACGCCTCGAGGTAGACCCGGTTGAGCGGGTGAATGTCGAGGAGGTTGCCCTCGAAACCCTTGAGCTCGGGACGCTGCAGCTGGTTGTTGGTGTAGTAGTAGAGCGGCACGATGGGGGAGTCCTCCATGAGGATGGCCTCGGCCTGGCGGTAGAGCTCGAAGCGAGCGGCCTTGTCGATGGTGGAGCGGGAGCGTTCGATGAGTTCGTCGTAGGCGGCGTTGCTCCAGTTGGTCTGGTTGTTGCCGTTCTCGCTCGTCATGAGATCGAGGAAGGTGGAGGCGTCGAGGTAGTCACCGACCCAGGCGTAGCGGGCGATGTCGTAGTTCTTCTCGCGCATGGTGTCGTTCCAGACCTTGGCCTCCTGGTTGTAGAGGCCGATGTCGATACCGAGCTCCTTGCGCCACATCTGCTGCAGGGCTTCGGCGAGCGCGCGGTGACCGTCGCTGGTGTTGTAGAGCAGCTCCATCTTGGGGAATCCCTCGCCGCCGGGGAAACCGGCTTCGGCGAGCAAGGCGCGGGCGGCTTCCGGATCATAGTTGATGACCTTGGGCGGCGTGTAGCCAGCGGTGTCGGGCGGGGTGAGCGAGAAGGCGGGCATCTGGCCGCCGCGCGCGACCGCGTCGATGATCTGCTGGCGGTTCACCGTCATCGAAAGCGCGCGGCGCACGCGCGGATCGTTGAGCGGGGGACGGTCGACGTTGAGGCGGTAGAAATAGGTCGCGAGCTGCGGGTATTGCTTCAGGAGGTGGCTCCGCTCCGGGTCGTTTTTGTAGACGGCGATCTTGGCCTGCGGGATGGTGACGGTGGCGTGCAGCTGACCGGAGCGGAAGGCGGCCTCCTCGGTGGCGGAGTTCTCGATGGGGTAGAAGTTCACCTGGTTGAGGATGACGTTGGCGTTGTCCCAATAGAGCTCGTTGCGGCTGAGGGTGATGATCTGGTTCGGTATCCATTCCGTCAGGACAAAGGGACCGTTGCCGACCAGATTGCCCGGGCGGGTCCAGCGGGTGCCGCGCTGGGCGAAGTCGCCGTGGGCGAGGATGGTGTCACGATGAATTGGATACCAGACGGCGTGGGCGACCATGCCGGGCAGGTAGGGCACCGGGTAGTCGAGCGAGAGTTGCAGGGTGTGATCGTCGAGGGCTTTCACGCCGACCTCGCTGAAGTCGTCGACCTCGCCACTGAGGTAGTCGCGAGCGTTCTTGAGACAGAAGAGCATGGCGGCGTATTCCGAACCGAGCGCGGGGGAGAGCACGCGCTGGTAGGACCAGACGAAGTCGTGCGCGGTGACCGGATCGCCGTTGGACCACTTGGCTTCGGGGCGCAGGTGGAAGGTCCAGGTCTTGGCGTCGGCGGAGGACTCCCAATGGGTGGCGACGCCGGGCACGGGTTCGGCCGTGCTGGGATTATAGCTGGTGAGCCCTTCGAAGAGGCCGATCACGATCTGGAAGTCCTGCAGGCTACTGATGATCTGCGGATCGAGGTCGGTGGGCTCGGAAAGGTTGCCGAGGTGGAAGATCTGCTCGCGGTTGCCGATATCGACGGGGGTCTCGCGTTTGCCGCAGCCGGCCAGGAGGAGAGCACCGGTGAGCGCGACAGCACCGAGAAGAAGGGAGGAACGAATTCGCATGGGCCAAGGGAAGCGACCCGGCCGAGCGCGCAAAGCAAAAACGCCGCCGCCTCACGCCGATGTGGTGGAGAGCGGCGGCGGGGAAAAGGCGGGGGCGGGGATGGGATGGACGTCAGTCGACGCTGCCGGGCGCCTTGGCCTGCAGTTCCTCGAGGCGGGTCTGGAATTCGGCGAGGCGGCCGAGGAGTTCCTCCTCCTTTTTCGCCCGTTCGCGGCTGTTCACGATGCTGAGTTGGGAGGCGTCTTTGATGACGCCGGCGGGCAGGGTGAGGATGCGGGTGAGGATGCCCTTGTCCTCGAAGGACGAAAGATAGAGGGCGGCCAATTCCTGGGAGAGACCGAGTGAATCGCGGGCGATGGCCTGGGACTCGGCGAGGTTGTTGTTCAGGGTCTGGTTCTTGGCCAACTCACTGGTGAGCACGACGGAAAGTTGGTTGGAAATCTCTTCCGAAATGCGTTCGAGGATAACCCGGTTGGCGGCCTGATCGTCGGAGAGCTGGGCGAGGAGCGGGCGAATCCGATCGGTGAGGCGGTCGGAGACACGTTCGATCTGGGCGTCCTCCTGCTGGGCGGCTTCGGCGGCGGATTGGGGGAGTTGACCGTAGGGCTGGATGCGGTCGGCAACGGCGGCAGCGATCTGGTCGACTCGGGTCTGTTGCGCGGAGGCGAATTCCTCGTCGCTGAGCAAGAGGTCGGACTGGCGGCTCTTGATCGCGTCGCGGAGGAAGGTGTTCATCTCGTCGATCTGCTGCCGGGTTTCGGCGGCGGCGGCTTGGAGTTGAGCTTGGGTTTGCTCGCGCAGAGCGACGAGTTCGGCGTCCTGTTGCGCGCTCATTTGTCGCACGGTTTCGGTGTGCAACCAGTAGGCCAGTCCCCCGATGAGCAAGATGGTCAGGACGATGGCGGGGAGCTGTTCCTTGAGTTTGGACCACATGGTGCGGTCAGGCTAGGCGCGGGCGGGCGCACATTGCAATGATGGCGCGTGACGGGTTTGCGTTTGAAAACGCGGCGATGGCTGGCGATGGCTGTCGGCGCATGAGTTTAAACCGCAGCGAGCAGATGGTAAGTGACTACGTGGAGGAGAATCCGGAGGAGCGTCGCTTTTGGGTGGATAAGGTGAAGGCGACGGCTGCGGCGGAGCCCGATGAACATGTGGCGGCGGCTCGATTGGCGGAGGAATTGTGGCGCTATTTTGAAGAGCGGGCCGCGGTGGTTTCGCCGTTCCGGGACCTGAAAGACCGCTTCGGGTTGGGCCCCTCGAGTATGCGCAACCTGGCCGAGTATTGGCTGCGCCTGTGGGTGGAGCCGCGACCCAAGAAGCGGTCGAACCGCCAGCCTTACGCCTGAGAGGGAAGAGGTTTTTCTTAAAGTCGCTCGGCGGCTGGGCCGAAGAGGGGAGGTATGGTTTCAACCGTTCCTGCTGCGAGGCAGGAGCTGGGTTCAAAAGAAATCCAAGGGGCGGACTGCACTGGGGTAGGCGGTCCGCCCCACCCTTTTGGGGGAGAGGGAGTTACGAAAGTCGCGGGGCTGTAACAGCAAAAATAATACGCCTCAGAACCATTCCCCGTTTACATCTCGGGATGAGTTGTTCACAGGTTATTCCCAATAAATGGCGACTCCGAGCAGTAAGACTGTCTCAGCTCCATCCAGAACGAAAAAACCTCGGGTAACCCCCAAGACCTTCGTTCTCGACACCAACGTCCTCCTACACGACCCCCAGTCGATTTTTAAGTTTGAGGACAACAACCTCGCCATCCCGGTAGAGGTTCTGGAGGAGCTCGATCGAATAAAAACCGAACAGTCGACCGAGCGCGGTCGCAACGCCCGCAGGGTGCATAGGCTCCTGCAGGAATTGTTGCCCGACAAAAGGTCGATGGAAGAAGGCGTCACGCTGGATACCGGCGGCACGCTCTCGGTGGTGATCAATCGTTACCACGAGACCGGCGACTACTCCTCCCCGGCGATGCAGCGCCTCAAGGCCGTGCTGCAGGACCCGCACAAAAAGGACAACCGCATCATCGCGTGTGCCCTCTTTGTGCAGGAAAAATACACGCCTCCCACCATCCTCGTCACCAAGGACGTGAATGTGCAGCTGAAGGCGCGTGCGGTCGGTCTCGAGTCGCAGGACTACCTCAACGACAAGGTGCCGGAGATCGATGACGAGGAGATGAGCTACCGCGAGGTGCCCGTCACCATTTACGAACTCCAACGCTTTTGCTCCGAAGGGCACCTCGACGTCGGCGAGACGATGGAGAGTCAGCCGCCGTTGGAGATCAACGAATACGTCCTGCTGCGCTCCGATGAGGACAAGACCATGCCGGCCCGCCACATCGGCAAAGGCCAGGTGCGGCGCCTGCGCATTCCTGAGTTTGTCAAAGCCCCCGGCGGCATCCCGATTCGGGCCCGCAATCTGGAGCAGCAGTTCTTCATGGACGCGCTGATGGACGACTCGATTTCGTTGATCACCTGCTTCGGAAAGGCGGGCACGGGCAAAACGCTCATCTCCACCGCCTGCGCGATCACGCAGACTTTGGACGATCACGGTCGCTACGACGGCGTGTCGATTTCGCGCCCGGTGATTTCGTTGGGCAAAGACATTGGTTTCCTCCCCGGTTCGTTGGAGGAGAAGATGAAGCCGTGGCTGCAACCCTACTACGATGCGCTCGAGGTGTTGATGCCATCGAAGCCGCCGAAGGACCCGCAGTTTGCAGCCAAGAAAGTGGCGAAGAAAAAGGTGCGCAAATTGCCCGAGGCCCCCATGGAAGCGGGCACTGGCATCGCCGCGCCGATGAAGCCCTACGAGAAGCTGATCAACAGCGGCGTCGTCGAGATCGAGGCACTGTGCTTCATCCGCGGCCGCTCGATCGCCCGTCGTTTCTTCATCCTCGACGAAGCCCAACAGCTCACGCCGCACGAAGTGAAGACGGTGATCACCCGCATCTCGGAAGGCTCCAAAATTGTGCTCATTGGCGATCCGGCGCAGATCGACAATCCCTACGTCGATTCGCGCAGCAACGGTCTCGTCTACTGCCACAATCGCATGAAGGGCCACTCCATCTCGGCGCACGTGAAGCTATCGAAAGGCGAGCGCTCCAAGCTGGCCGAACTCGCGGCGGACCTGCTCTGAACCTTGTCTCCGGCGCACCGATGAGTGCGCCGGTCGGGTGCCAGCGCCTCGCAGGGTGCAAGGGATTGGCAATTGTCTTCACGGAAGCTCGGGTGCTTAGTCGACGCATGCTTTCGTTGCGTGGTGTCCTTGCATTGATCGGTGCCGTCTGCGGCAGTGCCGTAGTCGTGGTGGCGGATCCGCTCGATTTGGATTACCCGCCACCAAAGGTCGGCACCGCGTTGGCGAAAGCCGCTGATCCGGCGACGCGGGCGAAAGCGGAGGCGATGCTGAACGATCCCGCCTATCGCGCTGCGCACCGCAACGCGTGGGCTCGCATGGTTTTGACGATTTCGCCCGACGAGATTGCGAGCGAATCCACGTTGCTCAGTGACTTCAGAGTCTCCGACGCGGGTAGTCATCCCCATCACGGTGGCCATTTTTCCGTAGCGGTGGCAGGGATGGAAGCCGGGCATCGCGTTGCGGAGAACTTACGCTACCGTCTGCAGCGGGTGTCACTGGAGGAGCGGGCGCGATGGGTCGACGAACTGGTCGCGTTGCAGCAATCGCTGCGGGCGGAGGAACGAGCGCCGCTGCCGTATTGTCCGCAGCATCGCTACGCGTCGAAGGCAGATCGGAAAGAAGCGCAGCGCGCGGCGCGTGAGGGGCGCTAAGGGCAGGGATTCAAGAATATAAGATTGACCCCTTAGGCTCGGGCGATCCAGCGCGTGTTCATGCTTTTGGCGGCGGCGTCGCGCATGCCGTAGCCGACCAGCCATTCGTCGCCGGCGTAGGTGTAGCCGGTGATCTCGGGCTTCGCCACCGCGTCGTCGCGGAGACGGTGCATCATCGTCACCGAACGCACCCGGCGCACGCCTTGCATGCGTAACCAGCCGTCGACGTGCAGCAGCGTGCGGCCGCTGTCACAGATGTTGTCGACCAGCATCACTTCACGACCGACCGGATCCAGTCCCTGCCAATCGACGAACATCTTGTCCAGCGGCGCGCCGTTTTCGGTTTTATTGTAGGCATACGCCCGGCAGAAGGCCGGTTCGACCGAGCGCTGCATTTTGAGCAGGAGCTCGGAGAAGAAAAATACGCCACCGCGCAGGACACAGATCGCGAGCAACATCTTGCCGGTGCGCGCCTCGGCGCCCTCGGCCCAGGTGTCCATTTCGGCGGCGAGCTTGGTGAGGGCGGCGTCGATGGCCTCGCCATCGTGCAGGAGTTCAAGGTGGTCAGGGAGCGGCATGGTGCCGCAGACCAAAGCAGGGCGGATACCGTTTACGCGGAAAAGAATATTACGCTCAGGGGCCGAGGACCAGGCGGTCGACGATCACACCGTGAGGGTGGAGCCGATTGGCGAGAGCGGCGGCGAGGCGCTCCTCGCTGCTGGGTTGGTCGCTGGTGGTGCGCAGCAGCCTTTCCAGCTCCGGACGCACGAGTATGGCAGCGTAGTTGGGGCCAAGCTGTTGGTGCAGCTGCGGGAGTTTCGCAGGCTCCGGATGATAGGTAAGTTGGTAGGTTTGGAGGAGAGTGCGCCCTTCGACATCGACGACGCGGAGTCGGCCGTTCAGGATGGGCGGCGTGAGCGCATAGGAGAAGAGTCGGTCCCACGGTGGAATGATATGCCAACCCGGCCGCAACGTGGCGCCCAGGTCGGTGCCGCCAGCCAAGCGCCGATAGTGCACGGCTTCATGGTCAGCTGGCACGTGGCGAATGGTCGCCAATGCGACCGTGATGGCGAAGGCGCCGAACAGGAGAGCCGGAATCCGATTCCGCCGTCGACGATGAGTGGGTGACGCGGCCACCCTCAGCTCGTGATGACCTTGGCTTGAGCCTGGGCTTCGAGGCAGAGGCGGGCGGCGGTGAAGATGTGATCCTGGGTCATCGCTTTCTCGGTGCGGTGGAGGCAGTCCAGGATGAGTTCGCCGAAGAAGCGGTAGCCGATCTTGCCGGTGACGTCGAAGTGATGCTCGCCCTTCTGGTCGACGAGAAACACCTGATCCGCGACATGCGGCTCGCGGCCGACGTCGACGTATTTGCGCAACTCGATGTAGCCGTCGGTGCCGAGGATGATCATGCGGCCGTCACCCCAGGTGCGCAGGCCGTCGGGCGTGAACCAGTCGACGCGCACGTAGTTGGTAGCGCCGTTGTTGCCCACGAGGTTGGCCTCACCGAAGTCGTCGAGCTCGGGGTGATCGGGATGGTTGTAGTTGGCGATGGCGGCGTGGCTGACGGTGGCGTCGGTCGCGCCCGAGAAGGTGAGGAACTGCTCGAATTGGTGGCTGCCGATATCGCAGAGGATGCCGCCGTATTGCTCCTTCTTGAAGAACCAGTCGGGGCGGGACGGCGCGTTGAGGCGATGGGGGCCGAGGCCGAGCACCTGGATGACTCGGCCGATGGCGCCGTCTTTGATCAGGTCGGTCGCATACATGGCGCTCTCCACGTGGAGGCGTTCGCTGAAATAGACGGCGTATTTGCGTCCGGTTTCAGCCACGACCTGCTTGGCGCGTTCAAATTGGTCGAAGGCGGTGAAGGGCGTTTTGTCGGTGAAGTAGTCCTTGCCGGCGCGCATGACCTGACAGCCGAGGTCGCCGCGCAGATTGGGGATGGCGGCGGCGGAGACGAGTTGCACGGACTCATCCTCCAGCACCTCGTCGAGCGAACGGGCGACGCGGGCCTGCGGGTATTGTTTACAGTAGGCTTCGACCTTGGCGGGATCGGGATCGTAAACCCATTTGAGTTCGGCCCCGGCCTCGATGAGGCCGTTGGTCTGGCCGTAGATGTGGCCGTGATCGAGATGCACGGTGGCGAAGGTGAATTCGCCGGGTTGCACCACGGGAGAGGGTTTGCCCTTTGGGGCGTAGGTCATGCCGTCGCTGGAACTCATATCGGGGAAGGGTTTTTAACCACGAATGGACACGAAGAACTCCGCTACCGCTTCGTTGGCAAAGGGTGCCATTGAAGCGAAACGGTAGTGAAGCCTTTCGTGTCCATTCGTGGTTGAACAACTAAGCCTGTTCGGCGGACTCGCGGGTTTGTTTGGCGAGGTCTTTGATTTCGCGGTCGATCGACTGGCGGACCTTTTTGGTCATGCGATCGATGAAGAGGGTGCCGTTGAGGTGATCGGCTTCGTGCTGGATGCAACGCGAGAAGAGGCCGTTGCAGATGAGGGTGTGGGGCACGCCGCCGGCATCCTGATAGGTGACGCGGATCTCATCGGGACGCACGACGTCGCCGTTGATGCCGGGGAAGGACAGGCAGCCCTCCTCGTAGATAGTGTCGTCGCCCTCCAGGATCTCGATCTTGGGGTTGGCGAGGCTCATCGGCATGATGAGTTCGAGGGGCGGTTTGGCGCCGTCGAGCTCCCAGTCGAAGTCGCGGTCGGCGCGAGCGAGGTCGACCACGCAAAACTGGATGGCCTTACCAATTTGTTGGGCGGCGAGGCCGATGCCATTGGCGCCGTGCATGGTTTCAACCATGTCGCGGGCGAGCGTGGCGAGCTCGGCATCGAAGGTGGTGACCGGCGCGCCTTTGGTGCGCAGAACGGGATCGTTGTAGTGAACTATCGGGAGAACCATGGGTCTTGAAGCAGGCAAAGGTGAGTTTGCGTCCGGTGCGCCGCAACTCGATAGTCCGTTTCGCATGAGCTCAACGTCGTCCGCGTCCAACCCTCGCTGGGTGGCCCTCGCCATGGTGCTGGGTGGCCTCCTGCTGGCGGCGGGCGCGTGGATGCTGCCGGTCAACCTGCTCGCGCTGCCGAGTGCGCTGGTGCGCGAGGCTGGTCGGGGCACCCCGACGGTGGTGGAGGTCGGGCAGGAGCTGCTCGCCCGGGAAAAACTCGGACCAGCCACGCTGGTGCGCGATGCGGCGCGGGTGGTCGAGGCGGATCCGACAGCGGTGGCCGCCCTTGAAGCCGCGCTGGCTCGCGAGGCAGAACGGCAGCCGGAGTTGGTGCCGTGGGGCGGGTGGGATCCGTTTTTGGAGCCGTTGGTGGATCGCACCGACACGCTCGGGCGGCCGGACTCGACGCCGGTGCTGGCGTTTTTTGTGCGGCGCGAGGCGCGGGCGGATTTGGCGGGGTTTTTGCGCAACTCACGCTCGGCGGGCGTGCGGGCGATGCTGGAGCTGCGGCTGATCGATCGCGCGCAGCAGTTTGTGCCGGCGATGCGACCGGGTGGACAGGCGCTGGATGCGACCATCCTGCTGGCGGCGCTGTTGTATCAGGGCGAGCACCTGTCGGATTCCTTGCAGCGCGAAGTGCGCGATCTCGCGGAGCGGGCGGCGGTGGCGGATGACCTCACCGAAATCGAACCCTTCTTTCTCGACCTGCTCTCGCTGGGTAAGCGCCTCAACTGGATCCAGCTCACGGAGCTGCTGCGGATGGTCGACAGCGTGCAGACGGTGGCGGAGTTTGCCCACCTGAGTCGGGTGGCGACGGAGGACCTCGCCAGCGTGTATGCGGCGGCGATGGCGGCGGATGCGGCCGATCCTGTCGCCACTTACTTGATACGCTATGGACGGCAGGGCCTAGCCGATTTGCGCCTGGCGCTGGCGGCGGGGCAAGGGGCGGTGCGGCAACTGGTGGCGCGGCAGGTGCCGGTCTCGCGGGAGGCGGGTCCGACCTTGAGTGCGGTGGCGGCGTTTGGGCTGCTGCATCCGCACTGGCTGCTCGCGCTGAAATACCTCGGCATGTTGGTGGGCGCATTCCTGCTGTTTCGCGGTCTTGATCGCGCGGTGGCGGCGCGACTGGCGAGCGGCGGTTCACCGCATCTTTCCAGCGGCGTGTTGGCGGTGCTGACGGCTGGCGTGGTGATCGCCGCGACCGAACCCTTTTTGCTGCGGGCGGCGCCGCCCTCGGAATTTCAATTCACCTTCGCGCTGCCGGTGTTGGCTGACATCACGGACACCACCTCGGCGGAACTTACGAAACCTTCTACCACCATGGACACCTCGACCCTGCTTACGATCGGCCTGTTCGCCACCCTGCAAGTGGCGATGTATCTCATCTGCCTGCTCAAGATCGGCGAGATCAGCCGCCTGGAGGTGCCGGCGACGGTGAAGCTCGAGCTGATGAAGAACGAAGAGAACCTCTTCGACGGCGGCCTTTACGTCGGTATCGGCGGCACGGCGACGGCGCTCGTTTTTCAGGTCTTGGGTTTGATCGAGCCCAACCTGTTGGCGGCGTATTCCTCCAACCTATTTGGCATCTGCTGCGTGGCGCTGGTGAAAATCCGCCACGTGCGACCCTATCGTTGCAAGCTGGTGCTCGAGGCCGCGAAGACCGGCGCGCTGGGCGCGGCCGGGGCGGTGACCGTCGAAGATTGAGCTGATTTTCCGCGCGATGAATCGCACCCTCTTACTCATCCTCTGCGACTTCCTGTTGCTCACGCTGCTGGCGCTCACGCGCTGGGAGACGGCGGAGCCGGAGCGTCCGGTGGAGCAAACGGCTGGTCCGGTCGAGGCCGACGAAGGCGCCGTCACGGCGGCCGATGACGTGGTCGAGCTCATGCAGTTGTCCTTCGAGGATCAGCAGGCGGAGCAGGCGGCGATGGAAGCCGACATGGCGGCCCAACTTGAAGCCCGCGCGGTCGAACTGGCGGAGCGGGAACGGGCGCTGCAGGAACTCGAAGCGGCGCGCAACGCCCTGCAGGCGGAGCGGGCGACGCTGTCGGCGGATTTGGCCGAGACGCAGCGCACCGCGGCAGAGTTGCGCCAACGCGCCGAGAGTGCAGCGGGCGAAGCGGCGGCGTCACGAGCGAGAGTGGAGCAGTTGCAACGTGACTTGGAGGCCAAGGAAAACGAAGCCGCGCAGACGGCCGCGCAGGCCGCGCAGTTGGCGGAAGAGAAGGCGGCGGCGGAAGCGCAGGTGCAACAGCTCAACGTCGCGGTGGCCGTGGCGGAGCAGGAGAAAACGCTGTTGCGCGAGACGGCGCAGACCTTTCGCGAGCAGGCGGAGAAGGAGCGCGAGGAGCGCATCAAGGTGCAGGAGACGACCACCCAGCTCGCGCAGGGCGTGGGCGCGCTGGCGGAGCGGTCCGAGGCGATCACGCAGGAGATCCGCGAGAACCGGCCGATCAACGCCAACATCCTGTTCAGCGATTTCCTGCTCAACCGCGTGCCGGCGCAGTTCAACGCGGCGCGGATCAATGTGTTTGGCAACGAGCTGACCCGCAACGCGGTGGCGCGCACGATCCTGGTGCGCGACGGGGAAGCGATCTACGCGATCATGCATGTGGAGGACACGCCGTTCAATTTTGAGGAGCCGGCTTCGCAGTGGGCGCGGGTGTTTGTGACCCTGGCCAAGGACGGGGTGCGGGCGGCGGCCCCGGCGTTGCATTTCATCAATCGAGATCCGCGCATCGTGGCGATTCCGGTGGAGGCGTCACAGGCGACGGCACTGGGGGTGAAGATTTACGATATGACGATCGTTCCCTTCCGGTTTCCGGAGG
This portion of the Actomonas aquatica genome encodes:
- a CDS encoding phosphoribosyltransferase: MPLPDHLELLHDGEAIDAALTKLAAEMDTWAEGAEARTGKMLLAICVLRGGVFFFSELLLKMQRSVEPAFCRAYAYNKTENGAPLDKMFVDWQGLDPVGREVMLVDNICDSGRTLLHVDGWLRMQGVRRVRSVTMMHRLRDDAVAKPEITGYTYAGDEWLVGYGMRDAAAKSMNTRWIARA
- a CDS encoding PhoH family protein; the protein is MATPSSKTVSAPSRTKKPRVTPKTFVLDTNVLLHDPQSIFKFEDNNLAIPVEVLEELDRIKTEQSTERGRNARRVHRLLQELLPDKRSMEEGVTLDTGGTLSVVINRYHETGDYSSPAMQRLKAVLQDPHKKDNRIIACALFVQEKYTPPTILVTKDVNVQLKARAVGLESQDYLNDKVPEIDDEEMSYREVPVTIYELQRFCSEGHLDVGETMESQPPLEINEYVLLRSDEDKTMPARHIGKGQVRRLRIPEFVKAPGGIPIRARNLEQQFFMDALMDDSISLITCFGKAGTGKTLISTACAITQTLDDHGRYDGVSISRPVISLGKDIGFLPGSLEEKMKPWLQPYYDALEVLMPSKPPKDPQFAAKKVAKKKVRKLPEAPMEAGTGIAAPMKPYEKLINSGVVEIEALCFIRGRSIARRFFILDEAQQLTPHEVKTVITRISEGSKIVLIGDPAQIDNPYVDSRSNGLVYCHNRMKGHSISAHVKLSKGERSKLAELAADLL
- the def gene encoding peptide deformylase is translated as MVLPIVHYNDPVLRTKGAPVTTFDAELATLARDMVETMHGANGIGLAAQQIGKAIQFCVVDLARADRDFDWELDGAKPPLELIMPMSLANPKIEILEGDDTIYEEGCLSFPGINGDVVRPDEIRVTYQDAGGVPHTLICNGLFSRCIQHEADHLNGTLFIDRMTKKVRQSIDREIKDLAKQTRESAEQA
- a CDS encoding Gfo/Idh/MocA family protein — protein: MSSSDGMTYAPKGKPSPVVQPGEFTFATVHLDHGHIYGQTNGLIEAGAELKWVYDPDPAKVEAYCKQYPQARVARSLDEVLEDESVQLVSAAAIPNLRGDLGCQVMRAGKDYFTDKTPFTAFDQFERAKQVVAETGRKYAVYFSERLHVESAMYATDLIKDGAIGRVIQVLGLGPHRLNAPSRPDWFFKKEQYGGILCDIGSHQFEQFLTFSGATDATVSHAAIANYNHPDHPELDDFGEANLVGNNGATNYVRVDWFTPDGLRTWGDGRMIILGTDGYIELRKYVDVGREPHVADQVFLVDQKGEHHFDVTGKIGYRFFGELILDCLHRTEKAMTQDHIFTAARLCLEAQAQAKVITS
- a CDS encoding peptide ABC transporter substrate-binding protein, with amino-acid sequence MRIRSSLLLGAVALTGALLLAGCGKRETPVDIGNREQIFHLGNLSEPTDLDPQIISSLQDFQIVIGLFEGLTSYNPSTAEPVPGVATHWESSADAKTWTFHLRPEAKWSNGDPVTAHDFVWSYQRVLSPALGSEYAAMLFCLKNARDYLSGEVDDFSEVGVKALDDHTLQLSLDYPVPYLPGMVAHAVWYPIHRDTILAHGDFAQRGTRWTRPGNLVGNGPFVLTEWIPNQIITLSRNELYWDNANVILNQVNFYPIENSATEEAAFRSGQLHATVTIPQAKIAVYKNDPERSHLLKQYPQLATYFYRLNVDRPPLNDPRVRRALSMTVNRQQIIDAVARGGQMPAFSLTPPDTAGYTPPKVINYDPEAARALLAEAGFPGGEGFPKMELLYNTSDGHRALAEALQQMWRKELGIDIGLYNQEAKVWNDTMREKNYDIARYAWVGDYLDASTFLDLMTSENGNNQTNWSNAAYDELIERSRSTIDKAARFELYRQAEAILMEDSPIVPLYYYTNNQLQRPELKGFEGNLLDIHPLNRVYLEASQ